One Desulfitibacter sp. BRH_c19 genomic window carries:
- a CDS encoding L-aspartate 1-decarboxylase, translated as MFLNMLKGKIHGATVTDANLNYKGSITIDEDLMKAAGILTHEKVQVVNNNNGARFETYVIKGEAGSGTICLNGSAARLVQPGDKVIIIAYCYMTQEETKNYEPNIVFVDEKNKLTD; from the coding sequence TTGTTTTTAAATATGCTAAAAGGGAAAATACATGGCGCGACGGTTACAGACGCTAATTTGAATTATAAGGGAAGCATTACTATTGATGAAGACCTTATGAAGGCAGCTGGAATTCTGACTCATGAAAAGGTACAGGTTGTTAATAATAACAATGGTGCAAGATTTGAAACCTATGTTATAAAGGGTGAGGCTGGTTCAGGTACTATTTGTCTAAATGGTTCTGCTGCGAGACTAGTTCAACCAGGGGATAAGGTTATAATCATAGCTTATTGTTATATGACACAGGAAGAAACCAAAAATTATGAGCCAAACATAGTATTTGTTGATGAAAAAAACAAACTAACAGATTAA
- a CDS encoding acetylornithine aminotransferase: MKTYTSLEISAIKQADLQYYLHPTSSISILEKRGPKVITRGKGCKVYDIEGKEYIDGTSALWFNSIGHGRSEIAEVAKEQIETLEAYHGFNEFSNIPAITLAAKVAELVPISNPKVFFTSSGSESNDSIFKIVRFYWYSKGIDSKDYIISRNLAYHGVTCGAVQATHLPKFHEGFDPLLPAFDMIDAPYCYLCPWKKKYPGCKLECAHALEEKILELGSDNVGAFIAEPVMGTGGVIVPPPGYYQIIREICNEHNVLFIADEVITAFGRTGGSLFGIEHWQDVTPDIMTIAKGITSGYVPLGAAVISDEIFQAIRRKEKLFHGFTYSGHALACQVGLKNIEIILRENLKDNSKIMGQRLMAGLSALNLDAIGEVRGKGLMVGIELVSDRSTKEKFQNPLAVRVVEIAYENGLISRPLNGDILQLSPALVISEAEVDKIVEILGDAIAKAYRERS; encoded by the coding sequence GTGAAAACCTATACTTCTTTAGAAATAAGTGCTATTAAACAAGCAGATCTGCAATATTATCTTCATCCTACATCCAGTATATCTATTCTTGAAAAAAGAGGACCAAAAGTAATAACAAGAGGAAAGGGTTGCAAAGTGTATGATATAGAAGGTAAAGAATATATCGATGGCACCTCTGCTCTATGGTTTAATTCTATTGGTCATGGAAGGTCAGAAATTGCAGAGGTAGCTAAAGAACAAATAGAAACTCTAGAAGCTTATCATGGATTTAATGAGTTCTCAAACATACCTGCTATTACATTGGCTGCAAAGGTGGCAGAGCTTGTACCAATTAGCAATCCCAAGGTGTTTTTTACTTCAAGCGGATCTGAAAGCAACGATTCAATATTTAAAATAGTAAGATTTTATTGGTATTCTAAGGGAATAGATAGTAAGGACTATATTATTTCAAGAAATTTAGCTTATCATGGAGTTACATGCGGTGCTGTTCAAGCCACACATCTTCCTAAATTTCATGAAGGTTTTGATCCTTTGTTACCAGCATTTGATATGATTGACGCACCATACTGCTATCTATGTCCTTGGAAAAAGAAGTACCCAGGCTGTAAATTAGAATGTGCTCATGCATTAGAAGAAAAGATTTTAGAACTTGGATCAGATAATGTAGGGGCGTTTATTGCAGAACCTGTCATGGGGACAGGTGGAGTTATTGTACCTCCACCAGGATACTATCAAATAATTAGAGAAATATGTAATGAACATAATGTATTGTTTATAGCTGATGAGGTCATTACTGCTTTTGGTAGAACAGGGGGCAGTTTGTTTGGGATAGAACATTGGCAGGATGTAACACCTGATATTATGACCATTGCCAAAGGAATAACAAGTGGGTATGTTCCCCTAGGAGCTGCAGTAATCTCTGACGAAATATTCCAAGCTATTAGAAGGAAAGAAAAATTGTTTCATGGTTTTACTTACAGTGGCCATGCATTAGCCTGTCAAGTAGGGCTCAAAAATATAGAAATAATCCTAAGAGAAAATTTAAAAGACAATAGCAAAATTATGGGCCAAAGATTAATGGCTGGTTTAAGTGCACTAAACTTAGATGCTATAGGAGAGGTGAGAGGAAAGGGACTAATGGTGGGTATAGAACTTGTTAGTGATCGTTCAACCAAAGAAAAGTTCCAAAATCCATTGGCTGTTAGGGTAGTTGAAATAGCATATGAAAATGGCTTAATTAGTAGACCACTTAATGGAGACATACTTCAGTTATCTCCAGCATTAGTTATCAGTGAGGCTGAGGTTGATAAAATAGTTGAAATATTAGGTGATGCTATAGCCAAGGCTTACAGAGAAAGAAGCTGA
- a CDS encoding ATPase: protein MGGVNLDLTNWYSKEVEEIVQELQTNLDQGLSTDEANKRIQEYGSNSLQEPPPRRLISMFIAQLKEILVLILIIAAITSAALGEWVDTTIILIIVVLNATLGVFQENKAEQALKALKEMTKTLVKVLRAGKVSQINVDNLVPGDVILLEAGDSIPADARLIAAASLNVNEAALTGESVPVEKILSVIKANDVSIGDRKNMVFRGTSVTGGRARAIITNTGMNTELGKIARMIQETPPDSTPLQLQLAKLGRVLGLAAGVIVAVIFATGLLRGQELLDIFLTSIALAVAAIPEGLPSVVTIVLALGVTRMSRRNAIIRRLPAVETLGVATYICSDKTGTLTKNEMTVTQLYVNSNLLQVTGIGYQPVGDFLNHNGTKIAPLDDKNRELILLGGLLNSDARLETTDKGYGIIGDPTEGALVVAASKAGLVKETVEKNYPRLAEIPFDSARKMMTTFHSMGEETYSFTKGAPDVLLARCTEILTGEGLKTLNQDIRNEVLGVNSSIASQGQRVLALAFRKWNRLPQKLTTETVEVELTFIGFFAMQDPAREEVKDAVAISRSAGIKTVMITGDYQETALAIAKELDIWRAKDGVLTGQQLEKMDEEELKQHVLTTTVYARVSPEHKLRIVGALKAHGHVVAMTGDGVNDAPALKRADIGASMGITGTAVAKEASDMVLLDDNFATIVSAVKEGRAIYNNIRKSIQYLLSCNTGEIIAIFTSILLGFGSPLTPVQILWLNLVTDGPPALTLGLEPPEKGIMNQPPRNSKASVFSQGTGGAILYQGLIIGMVSFGAYWIALNWGRTLEEARTMAFLTMAFSQLIHAFNVRSFKQSLFTIGIGTNRPLVYAFLVSAGLQLAVVNVPFLREIFKTALLRGTDLLVVLLLCLTPLAIEEIVKFFRRRSN, encoded by the coding sequence ATGGGAGGGGTTAATTTGGATCTAACAAATTGGTATTCAAAAGAAGTCGAAGAAATAGTTCAGGAATTGCAAACCAATTTAGACCAAGGGCTAAGTACTGATGAAGCCAATAAACGTATTCAAGAATATGGTTCTAATTCATTACAAGAACCCCCACCAAGAAGGCTTATTTCCATGTTTATTGCCCAGCTTAAAGAAATTTTAGTTCTAATTCTAATTATTGCAGCTATTACTTCTGCTGCTCTGGGCGAATGGGTAGATACCACTATTATTTTAATCATTGTAGTTTTAAATGCTACTCTAGGTGTATTTCAAGAAAACAAGGCAGAACAGGCTTTAAAAGCTTTAAAAGAAATGACTAAAACTCTGGTTAAAGTATTAAGGGCTGGTAAAGTAAGCCAAATTAATGTAGATAATCTAGTACCTGGAGATGTAATACTTTTAGAAGCAGGAGATTCCATTCCTGCTGATGCACGCTTAATTGCTGCTGCATCATTAAATGTGAATGAAGCAGCTTTAACTGGAGAGTCAGTACCTGTAGAAAAAATACTTTCTGTAATTAAGGCTAATGATGTTTCCATCGGTGATCGTAAAAATATGGTCTTTAGAGGAACTTCTGTAACAGGAGGGCGCGCTAGGGCTATCATTACCAATACAGGCATGAATACCGAGTTAGGTAAAATAGCACGAATGATCCAAGAAACACCACCGGATTCCACACCTCTACAGCTTCAATTAGCTAAACTGGGTAGGGTTTTAGGGCTTGCTGCAGGAGTTATTGTCGCCGTAATCTTTGCAACTGGGTTACTACGCGGACAAGAGCTCCTAGATATTTTTTTAACATCCATTGCTTTAGCAGTAGCAGCAATCCCGGAAGGATTACCTTCTGTAGTTACAATTGTTTTAGCATTAGGTGTAACCAGGATGAGCCGTCGCAATGCTATTATCCGCAGGTTGCCTGCAGTAGAGACCCTTGGTGTTGCAACATATATTTGTTCCGATAAAACTGGAACCTTGACTAAAAATGAAATGACTGTTACACAGCTTTATGTGAATAGCAATTTGTTACAAGTAACAGGAATAGGTTATCAGCCAGTTGGGGATTTTTTGAATCATAACGGAACAAAAATTGCTCCGTTAGATGACAAAAACAGAGAATTAATACTTTTAGGCGGCCTCTTAAATAGCGATGCCCGTCTAGAGACTACTGATAAAGGTTATGGAATAATAGGCGACCCTACAGAGGGTGCCCTAGTAGTAGCTGCATCAAAGGCTGGACTTGTTAAAGAGACTGTGGAAAAAAATTATCCGCGTCTAGCAGAAATTCCTTTTGATTCTGCACGAAAAATGATGACTACCTTCCATTCAATGGGTGAGGAAACTTACTCTTTTACAAAAGGAGCTCCAGATGTACTTTTAGCACGTTGTACGGAAATACTTACAGGAGAAGGCTTAAAAACACTAAATCAAGACATTCGTAACGAAGTTCTAGGCGTAAATTCTAGTATAGCCTCTCAAGGACAAAGGGTTTTGGCACTAGCTTTTCGTAAGTGGAATAGACTTCCCCAAAAGCTAACTACTGAAACTGTTGAAGTAGAACTTACCTTTATTGGATTTTTTGCCATGCAGGACCCAGCCCGTGAAGAAGTTAAAGATGCTGTGGCTATTAGCCGTAGCGCAGGAATAAAAACAGTAATGATTACAGGTGATTACCAAGAAACTGCCCTGGCCATAGCTAAGGAACTAGATATTTGGCGTGCCAAGGATGGTGTACTTACCGGGCAGCAATTAGAAAAAATGGATGAAGAAGAACTTAAGCAGCACGTTCTTACAACAACAGTATATGCCAGAGTTTCCCCCGAGCATAAGCTTCGTATAGTAGGTGCTCTAAAAGCTCATGGTCATGTGGTTGCTATGACGGGTGACGGCGTCAATGACGCTCCAGCTTTAAAACGAGCTGATATCGGTGCATCAATGGGAATTACTGGTACTGCAGTTGCTAAAGAAGCTTCCGATATGGTACTTTTAGATGATAACTTCGCAACCATTGTTAGTGCAGTAAAAGAAGGCAGAGCTATTTACAACAATATCCGCAAGTCAATTCAATACTTATTATCCTGTAATACAGGGGAAATTATAGCTATATTCACATCAATTCTCCTCGGTTTTGGTAGTCCATTAACTCCCGTCCAAATTTTATGGTTAAACCTAGTAACTGATGGTCCCCCAGCCTTGACCTTAGGTTTGGAACCTCCTGAAAAGGGTATCATGAATCAGCCACCCCGCAATTCCAAAGCAAGTGTTTTTTCCCAGGGTACAGGCGGAGCAATTCTTTATCAGGGTCTTATAATTGGTATGGTGTCCTTTGGTGCTTATTGGATAGCTCTCAACTGGGGAAGAACTCTAGAAGAAGCACGTACCATGGCGTTTTTAACTATGGCTTTTTCTCAATTGATCCATGCTTTTAACGTAAGGAGTTTTAAACAATCCCTGTTTACCATAGGAATTGGTACTAACAGACCCCTAGTATATGCTTTTTTAGTTTCTGCAGGTTTACAGTTAGCAGTTGTTAATGTTCCATTTCTAAGAGAAATTTTCAAGACTGCATTGTTAAGAGGAACTGACCTCCTGGTTGTTCTATTATTATGCTTAACTCCTTTAGCAATAGAAGAGATTGTCAAGTTTTTCAGACGAAGAAGCAACTAG
- a CDS encoding trimethylamine methyltransferase translates to MIELGVTFDFAQLVMDNEIFKMVKRVIKGIPVTDELLAIDVIKQVGPGGEFISHEHTYKNFKSEQSNTKLIDRRGRDAWLLDGGKNMTDRAYEDAQYILNNYKPEKLPEAAALRIREIIAETEIEYGVVK, encoded by the coding sequence ATGATTGAACTTGGAGTTACTTTTGATTTTGCTCAACTAGTTATGGACAACGAAATATTTAAAATGGTCAAGAGGGTTATAAAAGGAATTCCAGTAACCGATGAACTGTTGGCAATTGATGTGATCAAGCAGGTTGGTCCTGGTGGAGAATTCATTAGTCATGAGCATACTTATAAAAACTTTAAATCTGAGCAATCAAATACAAAGCTTATAGATAGAAGAGGAAGGGATGCATGGTTATTAGACGGGGGAAAAAACATGACTGACAGAGCTTACGAGGACGCACAATATATTCTCAATAATTATAAACCTGAAAAATTACCAGAAGCGGCGGCATTAAGAATTAGAGAAATAATTGCAGAGACAGAAATCGAGTATGGAGTAGTTAAATAA
- a CDS encoding trimethylamine--corrinoid methyltransferase has product MSFTVSKLRVVSKGDLYRIHDASIKVLEETGVVFESEKARELFQKHGAKVSGKVVHIPQELVEKSIAACPKSFTQHGRNSANSMAIGTMQKQLVASTQNGSVYVQDLDQGRRRGTLKEYEKITRLCQASNIVKVVGGIPAEPSDVKPEERHLKLIYTLLKHTDKPLLGVNGSSKEIREMFDMVEIAMGKRDYLIDHPMIAVAVDPTSPLRYDSEPCETIITYARHGQPIYINSCSLAGATAPISLLGTTTLMNAEILAGLTLIQLINPGNPFVYVSGSTVADMKTANFVTGSPEGYLIVIAGLQMAMDLYAIPSRAMAGTTDAKVPDCQAGYETMQNLFMCLLAGAHFINCSLGCLDAIMTTSYEKFIIDEEMISRVLRVTRGIDSFDKETFVDVIQDVGHSGGYLTHPTTFAHFRDRWQPTVSYWDTYEKWLEKGSEDVVARANRKYKQVLEASPESLIDIALEKELLNYMKFINK; this is encoded by the coding sequence ATGTCCTTTACTGTGTCAAAACTGAGAGTTGTTTCAAAAGGAGATTTATATCGAATACATGATGCTTCTATAAAAGTCTTAGAGGAAACGGGTGTAGTCTTTGAGTCTGAAAAAGCAAGAGAATTGTTTCAAAAGCATGGAGCCAAGGTCTCAGGAAAAGTAGTTCATATTCCTCAGGAGCTTGTTGAAAAATCAATTGCTGCTTGCCCTAAATCGTTTACTCAACATGGTAGAAATTCTGCAAATTCAATGGCTATTGGCACAATGCAAAAACAATTGGTTGCTTCTACACAAAATGGTTCGGTATATGTTCAGGATTTGGATCAAGGGCGCCGGAGAGGAACCCTGAAAGAATATGAAAAAATCACAAGACTTTGCCAGGCAAGTAATATTGTAAAAGTAGTTGGTGGTATTCCGGCTGAACCTAGTGATGTGAAACCTGAAGAAAGGCATTTAAAGTTAATTTATACCTTACTAAAGCATACAGATAAGCCGCTGCTTGGAGTAAATGGATCTAGTAAAGAAATAAGAGAAATGTTTGATATGGTTGAAATTGCAATGGGTAAAAGGGATTATTTGATTGATCATCCCATGATTGCAGTAGCAGTTGATCCTACAAGTCCCCTTAGATATGATAGTGAACCATGTGAAACAATAATCACATATGCAAGGCATGGCCAGCCCATCTATATCAATTCCTGTTCCTTGGCTGGGGCTACTGCACCTATTAGTTTGCTTGGAACTACTACGTTAATGAATGCAGAGATTCTTGCAGGACTGACTTTAATTCAATTAATTAATCCAGGAAATCCATTTGTATATGTAAGTGGTTCTACAGTAGCAGACATGAAAACTGCCAACTTTGTAACTGGGTCTCCTGAGGGATACTTAATTGTAATTGCAGGACTCCAAATGGCGATGGATCTATATGCAATTCCAAGTAGAGCCATGGCTGGAACAACAGATGCAAAAGTTCCAGATTGTCAAGCAGGATATGAAACCATGCAGAATCTATTTATGTGTTTGCTAGCAGGGGCGCACTTTATTAATTGCAGCTTGGGATGTCTAGACGCAATTATGACTACATCCTATGAAAAATTTATTATAGATGAGGAGATGATAAGTAGAGTTCTTAGAGTGACAAGGGGCATAGATTCCTTTGATAAAGAGACTTTTGTTGATGTAATTCAAGATGTTGGTCATTCTGGTGGCTATTTAACCCATCCAACAACTTTTGCACATTTTAGGGATAGATGGCAGCCAACAGTTTCCTATTGGGATACTTACGAGAAGTGGCTAGAGAAAGGTTCAGAAGACGTGGTTGCAAGAGCGAATAGAAAGTATAAGCAGGTACTGGAGGCTTCTCCTGAATCATTAATTGACATAGCTTTGGAAAAGGAACTGTTAAATTACATGAAATTTATCAATAAATAA
- a CDS encoding trimethylamine methyltransferase, protein MARRNLRAGTNSLNGLGLSILSEDDLFAIHCATLDVLYHTGIKVGSKEAQDLFEGGGASVDRDTKIVKLPSYLVEDCIRSTPSTVLLAGRNSNKDFIIEGDRVGFVNFGEGVNVIDPFTKEYRRSTKQDVANAALLSDYLEELDINYRAVAAQDVSPKVQSLHNAEALFLNTSKHFFIGADSVENCHKLIEMASAVAGGKKQLKERPIISFNVCPTSPLQLIPDCSNVIIEGARAGIPINIISMALAGATSPVTLAGTLVTHNAEVLSAIVLSQLACKGAPVLYGSSTTMMDLKYTTSPVGAPELGLISAGVARLAQYYLLPSFVAGG, encoded by the coding sequence ATGGCAAGAAGGAATCTAAGAGCTGGAACTAATAGCTTAAATGGACTTGGGCTAAGCATTCTATCTGAGGATGACTTATTCGCAATTCATTGTGCTACATTGGATGTGTTATATCATACTGGAATTAAAGTTGGGAGCAAAGAAGCCCAAGACCTTTTTGAAGGCGGGGGTGCAAGTGTAGATCGTGACACCAAAATAGTTAAGCTTCCTTCATATCTTGTAGAGGATTGTATTCGTTCTACACCCAGTACTGTTCTCCTGGCTGGCAGGAATTCTAATAAAGACTTCATTATTGAAGGAGATCGAGTTGGTTTTGTGAACTTTGGTGAAGGTGTAAATGTAATAGATCCTTTTACCAAAGAGTATCGAAGAAGCACCAAGCAAGATGTTGCAAACGCAGCATTGTTAAGTGACTATTTGGAGGAGCTAGATATCAATTATCGAGCTGTAGCGGCGCAGGATGTTTCTCCAAAGGTGCAATCACTTCATAATGCGGAAGCCTTATTTTTAAATACATCAAAACATTTTTTCATAGGTGCTGATAGTGTGGAAAACTGCCATAAACTAATAGAAATGGCATCAGCAGTAGCGGGGGGCAAGAAACAGTTAAAAGAAAGACCAATTATTAGCTTTAATGTTTGTCCTACAAGTCCTCTTCAGCTCATACCTGATTGCAGTAACGTCATTATTGAAGGTGCCAGGGCAGGTATCCCTATTAACATTATATCCATGGCTTTAGCTGGTGCAACATCCCCAGTAACACTAGCAGGTACATTAGTAACTCATAATGCTGAGGTATTAAGTGCTATAGTCCTGAGCCAATTAGCCTGTAAGGGAGCACCTGTATTATATGGAAGCTCCACCACAATGATGGATCTTAAATATACTACTTCACCAGTAGGGGCTCCGGAATTAGGACTAATTAGTGCTGGAGTTGCAAGACTAGCTCAATACTACCTTCTCCCCAGTTTTGTTGCAGGTGGATAG
- a CDS encoding tryptophan synthase subunit beta, with protein sequence MKSLVNEKGYFGDFGGSFVPPQLQKVLDTLEKQFYECIQEPEFMKELDYQYQQYIGRPNPLFYAKKLSEKLGGGKIFLKREDLNHTGSHKINNTIGQVLLAKQMGLKRVIAETGAGQHGVATATAAALFDMECIIYMGEEDTKRQALNVYRMQLLGAKVNAVKSGTRTLKDAVDEALNDLIENYDHTYYMLGSVVGPHPYPMIVRYFQSIIGREAREQVIQQAGRLPDYVMACVGGGSNAIGLFSGFIADENVKIIGVEPGGHGISTGRHAAPLSVGKPGMIHGFKCHVLCDEEGKPLPTHSVAAGLDYPGVGPEHSHLKESGRANYVSVTDDEALNAFQELSKVEGIIPALESAHAIAYAIKLAPTLDSDQIIIINLSGRGDKDVAQVYDILQSKENN encoded by the coding sequence ATGAAGAGTTTAGTTAATGAAAAAGGTTATTTTGGTGATTTTGGGGGTAGTTTTGTACCACCTCAACTGCAGAAAGTATTGGATACCTTGGAAAAGCAGTTTTATGAGTGTATCCAAGAACCCGAGTTTATGAAGGAGCTGGATTATCAGTATCAGCAGTATATTGGAAGGCCGAACCCATTATTTTATGCTAAGAAATTGTCCGAAAAGCTTGGTGGTGGCAAAATCTTTTTAAAAAGAGAGGATTTAAACCACACGGGCTCCCACAAAATCAATAATACAATTGGACAAGTACTTCTTGCTAAGCAGATGGGCTTAAAGAGGGTTATTGCAGAAACTGGTGCCGGTCAGCATGGTGTAGCAACTGCGACTGCGGCAGCATTGTTCGACATGGAATGTATCATCTATATGGGTGAAGAAGATACCAAAAGACAGGCACTTAATGTATACAGAATGCAGCTTTTGGGGGCAAAGGTTAATGCCGTAAAATCAGGCACAAGAACTTTAAAGGATGCTGTGGATGAAGCACTAAACGACCTTATAGAAAACTATGATCATACGTATTACATGCTGGGATCTGTTGTGGGACCACACCCATATCCTATGATTGTAAGATATTTTCAATCTATTATTGGACGAGAGGCTAGGGAACAAGTTATTCAGCAAGCAGGTCGTCTACCTGACTATGTTATGGCATGTGTTGGTGGCGGTAGTAATGCTATAGGATTATTTTCCGGTTTTATCGCTGATGAAAATGTAAAAATAATTGGTGTTGAACCTGGTGGTCATGGTATTTCCACAGGTAGGCATGCCGCACCATTATCCGTAGGAAAACCAGGAATGATTCACGGCTTTAAATGCCACGTGCTTTGTGATGAAGAAGGAAAACCTCTTCCAACCCACTCAGTAGCTGCTGGTCTTGACTACCCTGGAGTAGGACCAGAACACAGTCACTTGAAGGAATCCGGCAGAGCTAATTATGTTTCTGTTACTGATGACGAAGCATTAAATGCTTTTCAGGAACTGTCCAAGGTTGAAGGAATTATTCCTGCCTTAGAAAGTGCTCATGCAATAGCATATGCAATTAAGCTTGCACCAACCCTTGATAGCGATCAGATTATTATCATTAACCTATCAGGTAGAGGTGATAAAGACGTAGCTCAAGTATATGATATTTTGCAGTCAAAAGAAAATAATTAG
- a CDS encoding choline transporter — MKSEKQIDPKIFWPAIIVVLGLSIPLAVFPEAGSRAVNIALGFITAKFGWLFLLFCMGCFGILMWLAFGKYGNVKLGGPKDEPEFSTISWIAMLFCAGIGIGIMLWSFVEPIYYLGGPPLGIEPHSAMAAEWAHMYGQFHWGFSAWAIYAIASVPIAYAIYVRKAPHLRMSDASKGLIGKHADGPFGTLIDVLMMFGIVGGVGTSLGLAVPLVASLFGELFGIPDSFLLKIAILAIWTLIFGGSVYRGLSKGIKVLSNFNLILALAFAGFILFVGPTVFILSMWTNSFGIMLDNFFRMSFWLDPVLKGGFPEGWTVFYWAWWIAYAPMMGLFVARISKGRTIKQLVIAECLWGTIGCWIPFAIFGGYALFIDINGIVPVSQILGEGGQAAAIIATLNSLPLSKLVVLVYTVLCFIFLATTLDSSAYVLASACSKKLGGDEEPARWNRVVWALVLAVVGTGLLAVGGLNAVQTSTVVVALPLVPVLIIMIVSLLKWLKEDYGEILKPEIHAIDYKPKEVINEVDSKNNQINV, encoded by the coding sequence ATGAAGAGTGAGAAACAAATTGACCCCAAAATATTTTGGCCAGCAATAATAGTTGTTTTAGGGTTGAGTATTCCATTAGCTGTTTTTCCAGAGGCAGGATCAAGGGCTGTCAACATTGCTCTAGGATTTATTACTGCTAAATTTGGATGGCTCTTTCTATTATTCTGCATGGGATGTTTTGGTATCTTAATGTGGTTGGCCTTTGGAAAGTATGGCAATGTCAAGTTAGGTGGACCTAAAGATGAACCGGAATTTTCTACCATAAGTTGGATTGCCATGTTGTTTTGTGCAGGAATCGGTATTGGAATCATGCTTTGGTCCTTTGTTGAACCAATTTACTACCTTGGTGGACCACCACTAGGAATTGAACCCCATTCAGCTATGGCTGCGGAATGGGCCCACATGTATGGTCAGTTTCACTGGGGTTTTAGTGCATGGGCCATATATGCAATTGCTTCAGTACCAATAGCATATGCTATATATGTACGTAAGGCACCTCATTTAAGAATGAGTGATGCTAGCAAAGGATTGATAGGAAAACATGCCGATGGGCCCTTTGGTACTCTAATTGATGTATTAATGATGTTTGGCATTGTTGGTGGGGTAGGAACCTCTTTAGGTTTAGCTGTCCCCTTGGTAGCTTCACTATTTGGGGAGTTATTTGGAATACCTGATAGTTTCCTATTGAAAATTGCAATCTTAGCCATTTGGACCTTGATATTTGGTGGAAGTGTGTATAGGGGTCTAAGTAAGGGTATAAAAGTATTAAGTAATTTTAATCTAATTCTTGCTTTAGCATTTGCGGGATTTATACTTTTTGTTGGACCAACTGTGTTTATACTATCTATGTGGACCAATAGCTTTGGAATAATGTTAGATAACTTTTTCCGGATGAGTTTTTGGTTAGATCCAGTATTAAAGGGCGGTTTTCCGGAAGGCTGGACAGTTTTCTATTGGGCCTGGTGGATAGCTTATGCTCCTATGATGGGCCTGTTTGTTGCTAGAATTTCCAAAGGTCGTACAATTAAACAATTGGTAATAGCTGAATGCCTATGGGGAACCATTGGATGTTGGATACCATTTGCCATATTTGGAGGCTACGCTTTGTTCATAGATATTAATGGAATCGTTCCTGTTTCTCAGATACTTGGTGAAGGTGGTCAGGCAGCTGCCATTATTGCAACCTTAAATTCATTGCCCCTGAGTAAGCTGGTTGTTCTGGTGTATACTGTTTTATGTTTCATTTTCCTTGCTACTACTTTAGATTCTTCAGCCTATGTTTTAGCTTCGGCATGTTCTAAAAAACTTGGCGGTGATGAAGAACCAGCCCGTTGGAATAGAGTTGTCTGGGCGTTGGTTTTAGCTGTTGTTGGTACAGGACTATTAGCTGTCGGCGGGCTAAATGCAGTACAAACATCAACTGTAGTTGTTGCTCTTCCTTTGGTGCCTGTATTGATTATTATGATAGTTTCACTATTAAAATGGTTGAAAGAGGATTACGGCGAAATACTTAAGCCAGAGATTCATGCCATAGATTATAAGCCAAAGGAAGTAATAAATGAGGTTGATTCAAAAAATAATCAAATTAATGTGTAA
- a CDS encoding dimethylamine corrinoid protein 3, giving the protein MNQEDLIKEAISSIVECDEKKAIQLAEFVISSGIDPILILNEGFSVGIRTVGDFFERGEKFLPQLIQSASIMQKTTKILNFAVQDNDPSRKVAKMLIATVEGDVHDIGKSIVISLLKTQGIELIDLGRDVPNARIIEAALDYDVHIIGTSALLSTTLMNQKTLEDQLRKRGVRERFKTIVGGAPVTQRFADKIGADAYAEDAPEAVTKVMDLINGK; this is encoded by the coding sequence ATGAATCAAGAAGATCTTATAAAAGAAGCAATTAGCTCTATAGTAGAGTGTGATGAAAAAAAAGCAATACAATTGGCTGAGTTTGTTATTAGTTCTGGTATAGATCCTATCCTTATTCTTAATGAAGGGTTTAGTGTAGGTATTAGAACGGTAGGAGATTTTTTTGAGAGAGGTGAGAAATTTCTTCCTCAACTAATTCAATCCGCAAGTATTATGCAGAAAACTACCAAAATATTAAATTTTGCTGTCCAAGATAATGACCCAAGCAGAAAGGTCGCTAAAATGCTCATTGCAACAGTTGAGGGCGATGTTCATGATATTGGGAAAAGTATAGTTATATCGCTTTTAAAAACCCAGGGAATAGAACTTATTGATTTGGGGCGTGATGTTCCAAATGCTAGGATAATAGAGGCTGCTTTAGATTATGATGTTCATATTATTGGGACTAGTGCATTACTTAGTACTACATTAATGAATCAAAAGACTTTAGAGGATCAATTACGAAAGAGAGGTGTTAGAGAACGATTTAAGACAATTGTGGGTGGAGCACCTGTAACCCAACGTTTTGCGGATAAAATTGGAGCTGATGCTTATGCTGAAGATGCTCCTGAAGCAGTTACTAAGGTAATGGATTTAATTAATGGGAAATAA